Proteins from a single region of Halalkalibaculum roseum:
- a CDS encoding agmatine deiminase family protein, translated as MKGTPRELDYHMPPEWHPHAGTQLHWPTNRETWPGERLERVERVYLDIVDALHTFEPIHLLVPDEGYREKILSLFETRSIDPKQITFHLQQVNDVWARDCGPIFISRVEKGREEFAITDWEYNAWGEKYPPYDDDNKLPKYFAEKYNLPRFEPEMVLEGGSIEVNGEGVLLTTESVLLNENRNPDLSKEEIEQKLQDYLGVAKIIWLEKGLAGDDTDGHIDDLSRFLDAGTILTMVVDDKDDINYQALERNLEILEQAKDVNGNSFSIETLPLPQTKIEGTTVDGSEFVPASYANFYIANGVVLVPTYDIRFDEMALDLFRNYFPSREIIGIPCSDLVWGQGSIHCVTQQLYGI; from the coding sequence ATGAAAGGTACACCAAGAGAACTAGACTATCATATGCCCCCCGAATGGCATCCCCATGCCGGGACGCAGCTGCACTGGCCGACCAATCGGGAAACATGGCCCGGTGAAAGATTGGAGAGGGTGGAACGAGTATATCTAGATATTGTCGATGCGCTCCACACTTTTGAGCCCATACATTTATTAGTACCGGACGAAGGTTACCGCGAAAAAATCCTATCCCTTTTTGAAACGCGATCCATAGATCCCAAACAAATTACATTTCACTTGCAACAGGTAAATGATGTCTGGGCACGTGATTGTGGTCCCATATTTATCAGCCGTGTTGAGAAGGGGAGGGAAGAGTTCGCGATAACCGATTGGGAATACAATGCCTGGGGAGAAAAGTATCCACCTTATGATGACGATAATAAGCTGCCAAAATATTTTGCGGAGAAATATAATTTGCCGCGCTTTGAACCCGAAATGGTGCTGGAAGGCGGTTCTATTGAGGTTAATGGAGAGGGTGTGCTGCTTACAACCGAGTCCGTTTTATTGAATGAGAATAGAAATCCCGATCTGTCAAAAGAGGAAATAGAACAGAAATTACAGGATTACCTGGGAGTTGCAAAGATCATCTGGCTTGAAAAAGGACTGGCAGGAGATGATACCGACGGTCATATTGACGACCTCTCCCGGTTTCTCGATGCCGGAACCATCCTCACCATGGTCGTGGATGACAAAGACGATATAAACTACCAAGCTCTTGAAAGAAATCTGGAGATACTCGAACAGGCAAAAGACGTAAATGGTAATTCTTTTTCCATTGAGACTTTACCGCTTCCTCAAACAAAAATTGAAGGCACCACGGTCGACGGTTCTGAATTTGTACCTGCGAGTTATGCCAATTTTTATATTGCCAATGGTGTGGTATTAGTACCCACCTACGACATCCGTTTTGACGAGATGGCTCTGGATCTCTTCAGAAATTATTTTCCCAGCCGAGAAATCATCGGAATCCCTTGCTCGGACCTGGTATGGGGACAGGGAAGCATTCATTGTGTTACCCAACAGCTGTACGGGATTTAG
- a CDS encoding carbon-nitrogen hydrolase translates to MPEREVTLALVQLSCTEKKENNIAKTVEQIRAAASKGAEIILLQELFNTTYFCRSIDDRFFDWSEAIPGPLSEKLCPLASELDVVIVAPYFERRAAGVYHNSLIVIDADGTLLGKYRKKHIPDDPSFYEKYYFTPGEDDYQVYETKYAKIGPLICWDQWYPEAARITALKGAELLVYPTAIGTLPDEGEAMGKEFLEAWQTMQRSHAIANGCFVASINRVGVEGEVRFWGHSFVAGPFGQMLAEAGTEQEMLISRIDLSKIEKQRQIWPFFRDRRIDTYEPILKRYID, encoded by the coding sequence ATGCCGGAAAGAGAAGTTACACTTGCACTAGTTCAGTTAAGCTGTACTGAAAAGAAGGAGAATAATATTGCGAAAACGGTTGAACAAATTCGTGCAGCTGCTTCAAAAGGGGCAGAAATCATTCTGCTTCAGGAGCTTTTTAATACTACCTATTTTTGCCGGTCAATAGACGACCGTTTTTTTGATTGGTCGGAAGCCATTCCTGGACCGCTTTCTGAGAAACTCTGTCCATTGGCTTCAGAATTGGATGTAGTAATCGTTGCGCCCTATTTTGAAAGGCGCGCAGCAGGCGTGTATCACAATTCTCTGATAGTAATAGATGCAGACGGAACTCTGTTGGGTAAATATCGAAAAAAGCATATCCCGGATGATCCTAGCTTTTATGAAAAGTACTACTTCACGCCCGGTGAAGACGACTACCAGGTTTATGAGACGAAATATGCTAAAATTGGCCCGTTGATATGCTGGGACCAGTGGTACCCTGAAGCTGCTAGGATCACGGCGCTCAAAGGGGCGGAGTTACTGGTCTACCCAACAGCCATAGGTACTCTGCCGGATGAAGGTGAAGCCATGGGAAAAGAGTTCCTGGAAGCATGGCAGACCATGCAGAGAAGTCATGCCATTGCGAACGGTTGCTTCGTGGCGAGCATCAATAGGGTAGGTGTTGAAGGAGAGGTCAGATTTTGGGGTCATTCCTTTGTGGCAGGTCCATTCGGGCAGATGCTGGCTGAAGCGGGTACTGAGCAAGAGATGCTGATCAGCCGAATTGATTTATCCAAAATTGAAAAACAACGCCAAATTTGGCCATTTTTCCGTGACAGAAGGATTGATACTTATGAGCCGATACTAAAGCGATATATTGATTAA
- the pckA gene encoding phosphoenolpyruvate carboxykinase (ATP), protein MSNHSNPKSSVGLGYLNLEDNEQTLWNLTPPELYEEAIENGEAILTKDYALRVLTGKYTGRSPKDKFIVDQPSIHDDIDWGDINQPTDEAVFDNLFEKVTEYLSDKKIYVKDCFAGADDKYRLNVRVVSEAAYHGLFAHNMFIRPNKDELENHEPEFTVLAAPNFKANPDVDGTDTETFILVNFDKKIILIGGTLYSGEVKKGIFSIMNYLLPKQNVMAMHCSANMSKDGDTAVFFGLSGTGKTTLSSDQNRILIGDDEHGWSEDGVFNIEGGCYAKTINLSEENEPLIYATTKMPGTILENVVLHENREPDFDDTTLTQNTRCSYPITSIPNASSDGVGNHPSNVIFLTCDAFGVLPPISKLTPEQAMYHFISGYTAKVAGTERGVTEPQATFSACFGAPFMPLHPTVYAELLAEKIRTYNSTVWLLNTGWTGGPYGEGHRMKLSYTRQMLSEALEGNLDDATFEIDPVFELAIPKEVDGVPSDILVPRNTWKNKDAYDQKAERLAGMFASNFEQFKEAASRELIKAGPKV, encoded by the coding sequence ATGAGCAACCATTCAAATCCGAAAAGTTCAGTGGGTCTTGGCTACCTCAATTTGGAAGATAACGAACAAACGCTCTGGAACCTGACTCCACCGGAGCTTTATGAGGAGGCTATTGAGAACGGAGAAGCCATTTTAACCAAAGACTATGCACTTAGGGTACTGACTGGGAAGTATACCGGGCGCTCCCCCAAAGATAAATTCATTGTTGATCAACCATCTATTCATGATGACATCGATTGGGGAGATATCAATCAGCCGACGGATGAAGCTGTATTTGATAACCTGTTTGAAAAGGTTACCGAGTACCTATCCGACAAAAAGATTTATGTTAAGGATTGCTTCGCCGGTGCTGATGATAAATACCGTTTGAATGTACGCGTAGTAAGTGAAGCCGCCTATCACGGATTGTTTGCACATAATATGTTTATTCGTCCGAACAAAGACGAACTGGAGAACCATGAACCGGAATTCACCGTACTGGCCGCGCCCAATTTCAAGGCCAATCCTGATGTTGACGGTACCGATACAGAAACCTTTATCCTGGTAAATTTTGACAAGAAAATTATCCTTATCGGCGGCACCCTATATTCAGGGGAAGTGAAGAAAGGTATTTTCTCTATAATGAATTATCTGTTGCCCAAGCAGAATGTCATGGCCATGCACTGCTCGGCAAATATGAGCAAAGATGGCGATACAGCTGTATTTTTCGGACTTTCCGGAACGGGTAAAACAACGCTTTCTTCCGATCAGAATAGAATTCTCATCGGTGATGACGAACACGGATGGAGTGAAGACGGGGTATTTAATATTGAAGGCGGATGCTATGCCAAGACTATCAACCTCTCGGAAGAGAATGAGCCGCTAATTTATGCCACTACAAAAATGCCGGGTACCATTCTGGAGAATGTGGTTCTGCACGAAAACCGGGAACCTGATTTTGATGATACAACACTGACGCAAAATACCCGGTGTTCCTACCCTATTACCTCTATCCCGAATGCAAGCAGTGACGGCGTGGGTAACCACCCGAGCAATGTCATTTTCCTGACCTGCGATGCTTTCGGCGTACTGCCTCCGATTTCAAAGCTGACCCCCGAACAAGCAATGTACCACTTCATAAGCGGCTATACCGCCAAAGTGGCCGGGACCGAAAGAGGGGTTACCGAACCCCAAGCAACATTTTCAGCCTGCTTTGGAGCTCCCTTTATGCCTCTGCACCCAACCGTTTATGCAGAATTGCTGGCAGAAAAGATACGAACCTATAACTCAACGGTGTGGCTGCTTAACACCGGCTGGACGGGCGGACCCTATGGTGAAGGACATCGCATGAAGCTGAGCTATACCCGTCAGATGTTGAGTGAAGCTCTTGAAGGAAATCTTGATGATGCCACCTTTGAAATTGATCCTGTATTTGAACTGGCTATTCCTAAAGAAGTAGATGGGGTTCCCAGTGATATACTCGTCCCGAGAAATACCTGGAAAAACAAAGATGCCTACGATCAAAAGGCGGAGCGTCTGGCAGGAATGTTTGCCAGCAACTTCGAACAGTTCAAAGAAGCAGCAAGCAGGGAATTGATTAAAGCGGGTCCGAAAGTTTAG
- the prfA gene encoding peptide chain release factor 1: MEAKLQQVKERYEEVTSAMSDPSVFDDPDHYTELSKEHSELKELVELYEEWKGIKNQLKGNKELIEDGDDPEITEMAEEENKELKPRLEELEEEIKFKLIPKDPDDSKNVIVEIRAGTGGDEAAIFAGDLFDMYRRYAEKMGWKQNIMSVSESEKGGYKEIVFGLEGDEVYGKMKYESGVHRVQRVPDTETQGRVHTSAATVAVLPEAEEVDIDVNMSDIRVDTFRASGAGGQHVNKTDSAIRLTHEPSGVVVECQQERSQHQNKEKAMTMLRSKLYEMEEEKLRKERAEERKSQVSTGDRSAKIRTYNFPQSRLTDHRINLTLYNLDDIMKGEIGEVIKALRVQDNLEKLNAVME; this comes from the coding sequence ATTGAAGCAAAACTACAGCAGGTAAAAGAGCGATACGAAGAGGTAACCTCTGCAATGAGCGATCCTTCCGTATTTGATGATCCTGATCACTATACCGAACTCAGCAAGGAACATAGTGAACTTAAAGAGCTTGTTGAGCTCTATGAAGAGTGGAAAGGCATCAAGAACCAGCTGAAAGGTAATAAAGAGCTGATTGAGGATGGGGATGATCCGGAGATCACCGAGATGGCAGAGGAAGAGAATAAAGAACTGAAACCCAGGCTGGAGGAGCTGGAAGAAGAAATCAAGTTCAAGCTGATTCCCAAGGATCCGGACGATTCCAAAAACGTTATCGTTGAAATCCGTGCCGGAACGGGCGGCGATGAAGCCGCGATCTTTGCCGGTGATTTATTTGATATGTACCGCCGTTATGCCGAGAAGATGGGGTGGAAGCAAAATATTATGAGTGTTTCCGAATCAGAAAAGGGCGGATACAAAGAGATCGTTTTTGGCCTTGAGGGCGATGAGGTGTACGGAAAAATGAAGTACGAGAGTGGGGTTCACCGAGTGCAGCGTGTTCCGGATACCGAGACGCAGGGCAGGGTTCATACCTCAGCGGCGACGGTTGCCGTACTCCCCGAAGCCGAAGAGGTAGATATCGACGTGAATATGTCGGATATCCGGGTTGATACCTTCCGTGCCAGCGGTGCCGGAGGGCAGCATGTGAATAAGACTGATTCAGCTATCCGACTGACTCACGAACCCAGCGGGGTTGTGGTGGAATGCCAGCAGGAGCGCTCTCAGCATCAGAACAAGGAGAAGGCGATGACCATGCTGCGGTCAAAGCTTTATGAAATGGAAGAAGAGAAACTGCGCAAGGAGAGGGCAGAGGAGCGTAAAAGTCAGGTATCTACCGGAGATCGCAGCGCAAAAATTCGCACCTACAATTTTCCTCAAAGTCGATTAACCGACCATCGCATCAATCTTACCCTGTATAACCTCGATGACATCATGAAAGGAGAGATCGGTGAAGTCATCAAGGCGCTCCGCGTGCAGGATAACCTGGAAAAACTGAATGCAGTGATGGAATGA
- a CDS encoding 5-(carboxyamino)imidazole ribonucleotide synthase has protein sequence MKELQNPLSATFRIGFLGAGQLARMSGLQAFRYGIQIGVFSDRTENEPVQFMTPHSQSGSFDSVFDLVEFAGTCDVLTLENEFINSDILKEVQSESGTPIYPSPESFALIENKLIEKQTFEKAGIPVTPYSLVESEMDLADFGEEYGWPYLLKSSKGGYDGYGNKTVASIEEAKTAFDKLGGNKGHDIIAESFVDFTHELAVQVARNETGHMVYPCCETVQENHICVAVKSPAPVEEYIRKKARELALKATEAINGKGIFAFEFFLKRDGSLLLNESAPRPHNSGHYTIEGCVTSQFENHVRAVMGLPLGSSELRAPAVAMINLLGTDRRDAQVDISDEALGESDGHLHVYGKLDSKPGRKMAHYTLLGENMEETYKKAQRLTECIRI, from the coding sequence GTGAAAGAATTACAAAATCCACTTTCAGCAACATTTAGAATCGGTTTTTTAGGAGCGGGACAGCTGGCCAGGATGTCAGGTCTGCAAGCCTTCCGTTATGGAATTCAAATCGGGGTTTTTTCTGACCGCACCGAAAATGAGCCCGTTCAGTTTATGACCCCGCACTCTCAAAGCGGTTCATTCGATTCCGTATTTGATCTTGTGGAATTTGCCGGGACTTGTGATGTGCTTACCCTCGAAAACGAATTTATTAACTCCGATATTCTAAAAGAGGTACAGTCAGAAAGCGGGACGCCGATTTATCCTTCCCCCGAAAGTTTTGCCCTGATCGAAAACAAGCTGATTGAGAAACAGACTTTTGAAAAAGCAGGCATTCCTGTAACTCCCTATTCCCTAGTGGAAAGTGAAATGGATCTGGCTGATTTCGGTGAAGAATACGGCTGGCCTTACCTGCTTAAATCATCCAAAGGCGGTTATGACGGCTATGGTAACAAAACTGTTGCCAGTATTGAAGAAGCCAAAACGGCCTTTGATAAGCTGGGAGGAAATAAGGGCCACGACATCATCGCGGAATCTTTTGTGGATTTTACTCATGAACTTGCCGTACAAGTGGCAAGAAATGAAACCGGTCACATGGTCTACCCATGTTGCGAAACCGTTCAGGAGAATCATATTTGCGTTGCCGTCAAATCGCCGGCCCCGGTTGAGGAATACATCCGGAAAAAAGCAAGAGAATTGGCCCTGAAAGCCACTGAAGCCATAAACGGAAAGGGTATTTTCGCTTTTGAATTTTTTCTTAAAAGGGACGGGAGTCTGTTACTCAATGAATCTGCTCCACGCCCGCACAACTCCGGACATTATACAATTGAAGGCTGCGTGACTTCTCAGTTTGAAAACCATGTACGTGCCGTGATGGGACTGCCACTCGGTTCTTCTGAATTGCGTGCACCGGCAGTGGCCATGATCAATCTGCTTGGAACGGATCGCCGTGATGCCCAGGTGGATATTTCTGATGAAGCCCTGGGGGAGTCCGACGGACACTTGCATGTATATGGCAAGCTGGACAGCAAGCCGGGCAGAAAGATGGCACATTACACGCTTTTGGGTGAGAATATGGAAGAGACTTACAAAAAAGCACAGCGATTGACAGAGTGCATCAGGATTTAA
- the purE gene encoding 5-(carboxyamino)imidazole ribonucleotide mutase → MSKQNPLVGVIMGSDSDWPTMKEACDILDDLNISYEKKVVSAHRTPDVMAQYGKTARERGLKVIIAGAGGAAHLPGMTAAYTTLPVIGVPVKTSTLSGLDSLYSIVQMPNGVPVATVAIGKAKNAGLLAARILSTADDKLVSKLDDYHTSMAEASKAKTKNLT, encoded by the coding sequence ATGAGCAAACAAAACCCTTTAGTAGGCGTCATCATGGGCAGCGACAGTGACTGGCCTACCATGAAAGAAGCATGTGACATTCTGGATGACTTAAATATTTCGTATGAAAAGAAAGTGGTATCCGCCCACCGCACACCCGATGTAATGGCTCAATACGGTAAAACAGCCCGCGAGCGGGGACTGAAGGTGATCATAGCCGGTGCCGGAGGAGCGGCCCATCTACCGGGAATGACGGCGGCTTACACTACCCTTCCGGTCATCGGTGTACCGGTAAAGACAAGTACCCTAAGCGGGCTTGACAGTCTTTACTCTATCGTTCAGATGCCAAATGGTGTACCTGTCGCCACAGTTGCTATAGGGAAAGCTAAGAATGCAGGACTACTCGCGGCCCGGATACTAAGTACTGCTGATGATAAGCTTGTGAGCAAACTGGATGATTATCATACTTCGATGGCGGAAGCTTCAAAAGCAAAAACCAAGAATTTAACTTGA
- a CDS encoding zinc ribbon domain-containing protein codes for MQKRNWECPKCKNREFETDQISATGGAISKFFNVQNKKFTTVTCTRCTYTELYRGDTSTVGNILDFLGN; via the coding sequence ATGCAAAAACGGAATTGGGAATGTCCGAAATGCAAAAACAGGGAATTTGAAACAGACCAGATTTCAGCTACCGGTGGTGCCATTTCCAAGTTTTTTAATGTCCAAAATAAAAAATTCACCACAGTAACCTGTACCCGCTGTACCTATACAGAGCTCTATCGCGGCGACACAAGTACCGTTGGCAACATTTTGGATTTCTTGGGGAACTAG
- a CDS encoding M48 family metallopeptidase: MQLSGITIEVTRKKVKNINLRVYPSRREVRISAPWYLKMKVIKDFAESKLPWINRHLAKYQKIPGKIEPRYESGEVHYYQGKPYELQVIKKNIKPTVSHSIEKGIIKLQVRPGAKIEKRAGVLKEWYRARLKEDIAKLIEKWESPMGVSVKEFGVKQMKTRWGSCNIKARRIWLNLELAKKSPDCLESVVVHEMVHLHERLHNKRFYRLMDSYFPEWREIEHELQGRVD; encoded by the coding sequence ATGCAACTATCCGGTATCACAATTGAAGTCACCCGGAAAAAAGTCAAGAACATCAATCTTAGGGTCTATCCGTCACGGCGTGAAGTTCGCATTTCTGCTCCATGGTACTTAAAGATGAAGGTGATAAAAGACTTTGCCGAATCTAAGTTGCCATGGATTAATAGACACCTTGCAAAATATCAGAAAATACCGGGGAAAATCGAACCACGGTATGAAAGCGGTGAAGTGCATTACTATCAAGGCAAGCCCTATGAATTGCAGGTTATCAAGAAGAACATCAAGCCTACAGTATCGCATTCTATTGAGAAGGGCATAATCAAGCTACAGGTCAGACCGGGCGCTAAGATCGAGAAGCGGGCCGGCGTACTTAAAGAGTGGTATAGGGCAAGACTAAAGGAAGATATAGCAAAGCTCATTGAAAAGTGGGAATCTCCGATGGGCGTCAGCGTCAAGGAATTTGGGGTAAAGCAGATGAAAACCCGGTGGGGGAGTTGTAATATTAAAGCCCGGCGTATCTGGTTGAACCTTGAACTGGCTAAGAAATCGCCAGACTGTTTGGAATCAGTAGTTGTTCATGAAATGGTGCACCTGCACGAGAGGCTACATAATAAACGGTTTTACAGACTGATGGATAGCTATTTTCCCGAGTGGAGAGAGATAGAACATGAATTACAAGGTAGGGTGGATTGA
- a CDS encoding ABC-F family ATP-binding cassette domain-containing protein codes for MTYLSVENLSKNYGHKVLFEGLTFGISKGDKTALIAQNGTGKSTLLQILAGKEVPDEGKVMTARGLEIDFLEQEPQLDDRMTITEFISQGESEMVKLVRNYEEAAQNQAQDFNAETQEAFQKATAAMDAANAWDFEHRLEQILGKLNIHDLDQSIASLSGGERKRVALAFVLLDNPDLLILDEPTNHLDVEMIEWLEEYLQQSNVTLLMVTHDRYFLDRVCNHILELDNGDLYHHKGNYQYFLTKRAERQEIERREAHKAKQLYKNELEWMRRSPKARTSKSKARIDDFYETKEKADTGRDDPELKLEMDMQRLGGKILELIKVSKSFDDQVILDDFTYTFKKGERIGIIGKNGSGKSTFLNIITGKEPYDSGKIRTGETVVFGHYRQQQLDFDEDQRVIDVIEEVAKVIELANGNKISASQFLEHFMFTPEMQYTPVEKLSGGEKRRLGLMMVLLKNPNFLILDEPTNDLDLLTLNKLEEFLLNFGGCLILVSHDRFFMDKLVEHYFVFEGDGEIRSHHGTYEEYREQKLSEEKEKINEVKNTGEKKNGRQDEDSASSKTLKSKKLSYNERREYKKLEDEIANLEESKEKLEAELSSGSLDHEELQEKSALYGELSEELDRKTERWFELAERSEDE; via the coding sequence ATGACCTACCTATCCGTAGAGAATCTTTCCAAGAATTATGGGCATAAAGTACTCTTTGAGGGTCTGACATTCGGCATCTCGAAAGGAGATAAAACCGCTCTTATCGCTCAAAATGGAACAGGCAAATCGACCTTGTTACAGATACTGGCCGGTAAGGAGGTCCCCGATGAAGGTAAGGTAATGACTGCAAGAGGTCTGGAAATCGATTTTCTGGAACAGGAACCCCAATTGGACGACCGCATGACCATCACTGAATTTATTTCACAGGGTGAATCGGAGATGGTAAAACTAGTGCGGAATTATGAAGAAGCTGCTCAAAATCAGGCTCAGGATTTTAATGCTGAGACGCAGGAAGCGTTTCAAAAAGCAACAGCGGCCATGGATGCCGCCAATGCCTGGGATTTCGAACACCGGCTGGAACAGATACTCGGGAAGCTCAATATCCACGACCTTGACCAATCTATTGCCTCTTTATCGGGTGGTGAACGTAAAAGAGTTGCCCTTGCCTTTGTTTTGCTGGACAATCCAGATCTGCTGATTCTGGATGAGCCCACCAACCACCTGGACGTGGAAATGATTGAGTGGCTGGAAGAGTATTTGCAGCAGAGCAATGTCACCTTGCTGATGGTTACCCACGACCGGTATTTTCTGGATCGGGTATGCAACCATATCCTGGAACTGGATAATGGCGACCTATATCACCACAAGGGCAATTACCAGTATTTTCTGACAAAACGGGCCGAGAGACAGGAAATAGAACGTCGCGAAGCTCATAAGGCGAAGCAATTGTACAAGAATGAGCTTGAGTGGATGCGCCGATCACCAAAAGCCCGTACCAGCAAATCAAAGGCGCGTATTGACGATTTTTATGAAACCAAGGAGAAAGCAGATACCGGACGTGATGATCCTGAGTTGAAGCTGGAAATGGACATGCAGCGCCTGGGCGGCAAGATCCTTGAGTTAATAAAAGTATCAAAAAGTTTTGATGATCAGGTTATCCTGGATGACTTCACCTATACCTTCAAAAAAGGCGAACGCATCGGTATCATTGGGAAAAACGGATCCGGCAAAAGCACCTTCCTGAATATCATCACAGGGAAAGAGCCATATGATTCAGGAAAAATCCGAACAGGTGAAACAGTAGTATTCGGGCACTATCGTCAGCAACAGCTGGATTTTGATGAAGATCAGCGTGTAATTGATGTCATTGAAGAGGTCGCTAAAGTAATTGAACTGGCTAATGGCAACAAGATATCCGCCTCTCAATTTCTAGAACATTTTATGTTCACCCCGGAGATGCAGTATACTCCGGTGGAAAAACTGAGCGGCGGAGAGAAACGGCGGCTTGGTTTAATGATGGTACTGCTCAAAAATCCTAATTTCCTGATTTTGGATGAGCCTACCAACGACCTGGACCTCCTGACCTTGAATAAGCTGGAGGAATTCCTGTTAAATTTTGGCGGATGCCTGATACTTGTTTCCCACGACCGGTTTTTTATGGATAAACTGGTGGAACATTACTTCGTATTTGAAGGTGACGGCGAAATACGGAGCCATCACGGCACCTATGAAGAGTACCGCGAGCAGAAGCTGTCGGAGGAAAAGGAAAAAATCAATGAAGTAAAGAATACCGGAGAAAAGAAAAACGGAAGACAGGATGAGGATTCAGCTTCTTCTAAAACACTTAAAAGTAAAAAACTGAGCTATAACGAAAGGCGGGAGTACAAAAAGCTTGAAGATGAAATTGCCAACCTTGAAGAATCCAAAGAGAAGCTTGAAGCCGAACTCAGCAGTGGATCACTGGACCATGAAGAACTACAGGAAAAATCCGCTCTCTATGGTGAGCTGTCTGAAGAGCTGGATCGCAAAACTGAACGCTGGTTTGAACTTGCTGAAAGATCAGAAGATGAATAA
- a CDS encoding calcium/sodium antiporter: MLSTGLFFVAGIILLLGGAHLLVSSSSTLAVRFGIPTIFIGVTIVAFATSAPEIAVSLDAVLEDRAGLALGNVLGSNIANILLILGLSAVIAPIKVTKRVVWLDIPIMILASVALYVLALDQKLQPMDGVIMLVLFAGFMVFQIQQARKDKNNNVKARDENQEAEGEANPYLQGVLLLLGLALLALGAHWLVESAITIARIWGLSELIIGLTIVAIGTSLPELATSVLAAGQNESDLSVGNVIGSNIFNILLVLGISAFFSSDGLPISSAALSLDLPFMVAVSIACLPIFFTGHIIARWEGFVFLGYYAAYLLYLFLDATQHQYLELFNEVMMIFVAPITVLTLVIFAVRSWQKEK, translated from the coding sequence ATGCTAAGCACCGGACTCTTTTTTGTAGCGGGTATTATTTTGTTGCTGGGTGGGGCCCATCTTTTGGTTAGCTCTTCTTCAACGCTGGCTGTACGCTTTGGTATTCCGACCATTTTTATTGGGGTGACCATCGTAGCGTTTGCCACCAGTGCACCTGAAATTGCCGTCAGTCTAGATGCGGTACTCGAAGATCGAGCAGGCCTCGCACTGGGTAATGTGCTGGGAAGTAATATCGCAAACATTCTGCTTATTTTGGGACTCAGTGCAGTTATTGCTCCCATCAAAGTTACCAAAAGAGTAGTTTGGCTGGATATTCCTATCATGATATTAGCCTCTGTGGCACTCTACGTGTTGGCGCTCGATCAGAAACTTCAGCCGATGGATGGAGTTATTATGCTCGTTCTCTTCGCCGGCTTTATGGTATTTCAAATTCAACAGGCCAGAAAAGACAAGAATAACAATGTCAAAGCTAGAGATGAGAACCAGGAGGCAGAAGGGGAAGCTAATCCCTATTTACAGGGAGTGTTGTTACTGCTGGGACTTGCCCTTCTGGCCTTGGGTGCTCACTGGCTGGTAGAAAGCGCCATTACTATTGCTCGCATTTGGGGATTGAGCGAATTGATTATCGGTCTCACCATAGTTGCCATAGGCACGTCCTTACCGGAACTGGCTACATCAGTACTCGCGGCAGGGCAGAATGAATCTGACCTTTCTGTTGGAAATGTTATCGGCAGCAATATTTTCAATATACTGCTGGTCTTGGGCATCAGTGCATTTTTTTCATCCGATGGGTTGCCGATATCTAGCGCGGCCCTGTCGCTCGATCTGCCATTTATGGTAGCCGTGAGCATTGCATGTTTGCCAATTTTTTTCACCGGGCATATCATAGCAAGGTGGGAAGGATTTGTATTCCTGGGATACTACGCTGCTTATCTACTATACTTGTTCCTGGATGCAACCCAGCATCAATATCTGGAATTGTTTAATGAGGTCATGATGATATTTGTTGCCCCAATTACTGTACTAACTCTGGTTATTTTTGCAGTAAGGTCCTGGCAGAAGGAAAAGTGA
- a CDS encoding nuclear transport factor 2 family protein: protein MGDQNNIQTVIEQFFHAMDTQDYELMDNLIPNESNMVHIGTGVGEIWKGKNELLQATREQFENLQYYRAKIHNLTVNFSDSGNTAWYFHLLDAEIKSNDVITRWENARFTGVLEKQDEQWKMMQTHVSIPE from the coding sequence ATGGGTGACCAAAATAATATCCAAACTGTAATAGAACAGTTTTTCCACGCTATGGATACCCAGGATTATGAACTAATGGATAATCTCATCCCAAATGAGTCAAACATGGTTCATATCGGTACAGGTGTCGGCGAGATTTGGAAAGGAAAGAATGAACTTTTGCAAGCGACCCGCGAGCAATTTGAAAATCTACAATATTACCGAGCCAAAATTCACAATCTGACAGTTAATTTCTCAGATTCAGGAAATACAGCCTGGTACTTTCATCTGCTGGATGCTGAGATTAAGTCAAACGATGTGATTACCCGCTGGGAAAATGCTCGTTTTACCGGTGTGCTTGAAAAGCAAGATGAACAATGGAAAATGATGCAAACCCATGTGTCCATTCCTGAATAA